One Nitrospira sp. SG-bin1 genomic region harbors:
- a CDS encoding addiction module toxin RelE, protein MARPLRLEFPGAVYHVTSRGNARQDIVEDDHDRSLFLSLLGHVVDRYGWLCYAYCLMDNHYHLLIETPQPTLSLGMRQLNGRYTQTYNRRHARVGHLFQGRFTAILVEKEVHLLELCRYVVLNPVRAKLVPHPRQWAWSSYRATGGEMTPPPFLTTDWILGHFAQRVGLAQERYRAFVAEGRGGPRPWDQLTGQIYLGSEDFIARHQPNRVTRDIPRRQTQAQRPSLYVLFQRRGSQSQRIHTAYRQYGYRLAEIAEHLGVHAATVSRRLKQAEKADV, encoded by the coding sequence ATGGCTCGTCCCCTGCGTCTTGAATTTCCTGGTGCCGTCTACCATGTGACCAGTCGGGGCAACGCTCGGCAGGACATTGTGGAGGATGACCATGATCGCTCGCTGTTCCTCTCGCTGCTCGGTCATGTCGTCGATCGCTATGGCTGGTTGTGTTATGCCTACTGCCTGATGGACAATCACTACCATCTGCTCATCGAGACGCCTCAGCCGACGCTGTCACTGGGAATGCGTCAGCTCAACGGCCGGTATACCCAGACCTACAATCGTCGCCATGCGCGTGTGGGGCATCTCTTCCAGGGACGGTTCACCGCCATCCTTGTCGAGAAAGAGGTGCATTTGCTCGAACTCTGCCGCTACGTGGTGTTGAATCCCGTGCGGGCCAAGCTCGTTCCCCATCCCCGACAATGGGCTTGGAGCAGCTATCGGGCAACGGGAGGCGAGATGACGCCCCCACCCTTCCTGACCACGGACTGGATTCTTGGCCACTTTGCACAGCGAGTAGGCCTGGCACAGGAGCGGTATCGGGCCTTTGTGGCTGAGGGGCGGGGTGGGCCGCGCCCATGGGATCAACTCACCGGACAGATCTATTTGGGCTCCGAGGACTTCATTGCACGGCACCAACCGAATCGCGTGACCCGTGACATTCCTCGCCGGCAAACGCAGGCCCAGCGGCCGTCGCTGTATGTGTTGTTTCAACGAAGGGGCTCACAGAGCCAGCGGATTCATACCGCGTACCGCCAATACGGGTACCGTCTCGCCGAAATCGCGGAACATTTGGGTGTGCATGCAGCGACCGTGAGCCGCCGCTTAAAGCAGGCAGAGAAGGCGGATGTCTGA
- a CDS encoding tryptophan synthase subunit alpha has protein sequence MRGRLETRFDDLRKKRQKALIVYLMAGDPGLAATEQLVVALEQAGADIIELGVPFSDPIADGPVIQQAAERALKNGTSLRKILDSVKSLRQRTDIPIILMLYYNSIHAMGCEEFCKVAKAAGIDGLIVPDMPPDEAGPLKGPADAAGLPLIFLLAPTSTPSRRKLVADESHGFVYYVSLTGITGARLSNVEDVRHNVAKLKKVSAAPVAVGFGVATPEDAAQVSKIADGVIVGSAIVKRIASYQQDPAMIGHVAEFVRSLKAAMVVN, from the coding sequence ATGAGGGGACGGCTGGAAACCAGGTTCGATGATCTGCGCAAGAAAAGGCAGAAAGCCCTCATTGTGTATCTCATGGCGGGAGACCCAGGCCTGGCCGCAACGGAACAGCTGGTTGTCGCCCTGGAGCAAGCCGGCGCCGATATTATCGAATTGGGCGTGCCGTTCTCCGATCCGATCGCGGACGGACCGGTGATTCAGCAGGCGGCGGAACGGGCGTTGAAGAACGGTACGTCGCTTCGGAAGATCCTGGATTCAGTGAAGTCATTGAGGCAACGCACAGACATCCCGATCATCCTCATGCTGTACTACAACTCGATCCATGCCATGGGCTGTGAAGAATTCTGCAAGGTTGCAAAGGCCGCCGGAATCGATGGATTGATCGTGCCCGATATGCCGCCCGACGAAGCAGGGCCGCTCAAGGGCCCGGCAGATGCCGCCGGTCTGCCGCTTATTTTCCTGCTCGCACCAACCAGCACGCCCAGTCGGAGAAAGCTTGTGGCGGATGAGTCGCACGGCTTCGTCTATTATGTCTCGCTGACCGGCATCACCGGGGCAAGGCTCAGCAACGTTGAGGACGTCCGGCACAATGTCGCCAAGCTGAAAAAAGTCTCCGCCGCCCCCGTTGCCGTGGGGTTTGGCGTGGCGACTCCCGAAGATGCGGCACAGGTGTCCAAGATAGCGGACGGGGTGATCGTCGGCAGCGCCATCGTCAAACGCATCGCATCCTACCAACAGGATCCCGCCATGATCGGCCACGTCGCCGAGTTCGTCCGATCGTTGAAAGCAGCCATGGTTGTAAACTAG
- a CDS encoding tryptophan synthase subunit beta (catalyzes the formation of L-tryptophan from L-serine and 1-(indol-3-yl)glycerol 3-phosphate), with protein sequence MLPDSHGRFGSYGGRYVPETLMPALLELEKEYAKAKKDRRFQTDLAYYLKQYVGRPTSLYRADRLTKKLGGAKIYLKREDLCHTGAHKINNAIGQVLLAMRMKKPRIIAETGAGQHGVATATAAAMFGLQCEIYMGTEDMERQALNVFRMRLLGATVTGVDAGSRTLKDAISEAMRDWTTNVRTTHYILGSVLGAHPYPMMIRDFQAIIGREARKQILAAEKRLPDYLVACVGGGSNSIGLFHAFLGDRKVKMIGVEAGGTGIASGKHAARFSGGKPGVLQGTMTYLLQDENGQINPTHSVSAGLDYAAVGPEHSLYHDQGRIDYTYATDAEALAAFDLLAREEGIVPALESAHAIAQVVKLAPTLKKSRLIIANLSGRGDKDVQQVARMRGVSL encoded by the coding sequence ATGCTCCCAGATAGCCATGGCCGCTTCGGTTCCTATGGCGGCCGGTATGTGCCGGAAACCCTCATGCCCGCGTTGCTTGAGTTGGAGAAGGAATATGCCAAGGCGAAGAAAGATCGCCGGTTCCAGACCGACCTCGCCTACTACCTGAAACAATACGTCGGACGTCCGACGAGTCTTTACCGTGCCGACCGGCTGACCAAGAAATTGGGTGGAGCTAAGATCTATTTGAAGCGGGAAGATCTGTGCCATACCGGTGCTCACAAGATCAACAATGCCATCGGGCAAGTGCTCCTGGCCATGCGCATGAAAAAGCCACGGATCATCGCGGAGACCGGAGCCGGTCAACACGGTGTCGCCACGGCAACGGCGGCGGCCATGTTCGGGTTGCAGTGTGAAATCTACATGGGAACGGAAGACATGGAACGGCAGGCCCTGAACGTCTTCCGCATGCGTCTATTGGGCGCCACGGTGACCGGTGTGGATGCCGGGAGCCGCACGTTGAAGGATGCCATCAGCGAGGCGATGCGCGATTGGACGACGAATGTGCGGACCACCCATTACATCCTCGGGTCCGTGTTGGGCGCGCATCCGTATCCCATGATGATCCGGGATTTTCAGGCGATCATCGGGCGGGAAGCGCGGAAACAAATCCTTGCCGCCGAGAAACGACTCCCGGACTATCTTGTGGCCTGTGTCGGGGGTGGGAGCAATTCAATCGGCTTGTTTCATGCGTTTCTGGGAGATCGTAAGGTCAAGATGATCGGCGTTGAGGCCGGGGGAACGGGAATCGCGAGCGGAAAACATGCGGCCCGGTTCTCTGGCGGCAAGCCGGGCGTTCTACAAGGCACCATGACCTATCTACTTCAGGATGAAAATGGGCAGATCAATCCGACCCATTCCGTCTCGGCCGGTCTCGATTATGCGGCGGTCGGACCGGAACATAGTCTCTATCATGATCAGGGCCGCATCGACTATACCTACGCGACGGACGCTGAAGCGCTGGCGGCCTTTGATCTCCTGGCGCGTGAAGAAGGGATCGTTCCCGCGTTGGAGAGCGCCCATGCGATCGCGCAGGTCGTCAAGCTGGCGCCGACGTTGAAAAAGTCACGGCTCATCATCGCGAATCTTTCGGGCCGTGGGGACAAAGACGTGCAACAGGTGGCGAGGATGCGAGGCGTATCTTTATGA
- a CDS encoding N-(5'-phosphoribosyl)anthranilate isomerase, giving the protein MKIKICGITNSEDADVAVKAGADVLGFVMYRKSPRWVEPAAAKTIVARLPPFVLAVGVFVNEEADRVRALMDECGFALAQLHGDETARYCQDLGRPVLKALRLKDRETILALREYQGRANMRGFLIDAFSDQAYGGTGRTVDWTLAQEAARSTPIILAGGLTPANVAEAISRVRPYGVDVSSGVELSPGKKDPDKVKAFVEAARLVRG; this is encoded by the coding sequence ATGAAAATCAAAATTTGCGGGATCACCAATTCAGAGGATGCGGACGTGGCGGTAAAGGCCGGAGCGGATGTCCTGGGGTTTGTCATGTACCGCAAAAGCCCGCGGTGGGTCGAGCCGGCTGCGGCGAAAACCATCGTTGCGCGACTGCCGCCGTTTGTGCTGGCCGTCGGCGTGTTTGTCAACGAGGAAGCTGATCGGGTCCGGGCTTTGATGGACGAATGCGGCTTCGCGCTGGCTCAGCTGCATGGAGATGAGACAGCACGGTATTGTCAGGACCTTGGCCGACCGGTGCTGAAGGCCCTCCGCCTCAAAGATCGGGAGACGATACTCGCACTGAGAGAGTACCAGGGACGGGCGAATATGCGTGGATTCCTCATCGATGCCTTTTCGGACCAAGCCTATGGAGGCACAGGGCGAACGGTCGATTGGACTTTGGCTCAGGAGGCCGCCCGATCGACCCCGATCATTCTGGCCGGTGGTCTGACCCCGGCCAACGTAGCGGAAGCGATCTCCCGTGTGCGCCCCTACGGGGTCGATGTGAGCAGCGGAGTCGAGCTGAGTCCGGGAAAGAAAGATCCCGATAAGGTGAAAGCCTTTGTTGAAGCGGCAAGGCTTGTGCGTGGCTGA